In Gammaproteobacteria bacterium, the DNA window CGGTGGCGTTAGTCAGCCTCTTGTTGCTGGCGATAGTGATGCTGGGAGCTGAGCAGCCGCAGTGGCTGGTTTTGCTGGCGGCTTTGATTTCGGGGGTGGTCGGCGTCCTTGGTTTTAACCTGCTTTGTCGCCTTCGCGGTCGAGCGCTGACGTGGCTCGGTAGTGGCGGTGCGATGGTGTTGGGGCTGCTGTTGGCCTGGTTGTTGATCGGGATGTCTCAGGGGGCGGCGCGGGTGATTACGCCGATGACCGCTTTGTGGTTATTGGCCATCCCGTTGATTGATGTGCTGGCAGTGTTGATTCGGCGCGTCGGACATGGCCAACCGCTGTTCGCGCCTGATCGCTTCCATTTGCATCATTTGTTGTTGCGCGCAGGGTTCAGAGCGACTGATGCCGTTTTGATGATTGTGCTGTTGCAAGGGCTGTTGGGGGTCGTGGGTCTGGCGGGTTTATTCGAGGGAGTTGATGAGGGGTGGATGTTGGCCGGGTTTCTGGCGGTCGCTGCAGGATGGGTTTGGGCGGTTTTTCGCACTGAGCGTTGTCTGCCCGCGTTACGGCGCTTGCAGCACCGGTTGGGGTGGGCGAAAGCGGAGAGTCAGGGCGTGTTCGTCGGTCATTTTGGTCTGGAAGCGGCGGTTCGCGTGGCATGTACCCTGCAAGATGAAGTCACGGCTGATAGCGAATATGATTTGCAAGTCTATCAACTGGATAAGGATAGCGATGATCCGCGCTTGTATGCGCTTCTGGAGACGCCGTTGGCGGAGGGGAGCCGGTGTGCGTGGGAGTTGGAGCAACGAGTCAGGCGCTTGAGAAGGAGTTTCAGTACGCTTGAGGGGGTCGAGGTGCGCCAGTACGTGCGTCGCGCGGAGCATGAGCGGCGGGTGCAGCAACGGATTGTGGCTCAGGATCGGCGGCAGATCGATCATCGCTAGACCTGCAGTCGGAGTGACCACCGTTAATAGTCCTACAGAGAGGAGGGGCGCGGGTTGGTGCGTTCCATATCTCATCCAAGATCACGGGTCAGAACAAACGCGGATCATACAGCCATTTCAAACGAACGCCGGTCAATGCCTGTTACCTTATGTTGCTATTCACTGATATTTTATACACATGACTGCTTTTTGCAAATTATTGATAAGGCTAATCTGCATTATCGCTCTGAATACTCTTTTCACTTCGGCTCATTCCACTGAGTGGGGGCCTTTTCGTGGCGCTACTGCGAGCGTCGAAATGAGTGAAAAGGATGTTGCTGACTTTGCCAATCTTGGCGGCAATCTTTTGCGAATCGGTTTTAATCGAATGCCATTGATGCATAAAGAACCACCTTATGAATTTAACGAAAAAGCTTTTGCAAAGCTCGATCAGATACTTGACTGGTGTAAGCATTACGGTGTCAAAGTCGTGATTGATCCACATACAATGCCTGGTACTGAACGCAATACAAGCACATCACCAGATGACGAAATTTGGCATGATTTTAAGTATCATGATTTGCTCAATAGTCTTTGGGATCGTATTGCCAGACAATACCAAAATCGAAATGATGTCATTGCCGGATATAACCTGCTGAATGAACCAGCCGCTAGGTTATTGCCGTTTCCAGACGGACCTGCTGACTATAACACATTGATTCGGCGGCTTGTTGAAACCGTGCGCAAACAGGACAAGACAACGCCAATTATTATTGAACCTCCTGTTGGCCGTACTGTATTAGGTCTACGAGTGAATAGAATGCAAGGCTTGACCTATCTTGAGCCACTCCTGTATCCAAATATTATTT includes these proteins:
- a CDS encoding cellulase family glycosylhydrolase, with translation MSEKDVADFANLGGNLLRIGFNRMPLMHKEPPYEFNEKAFAKLDQILDWCKHYGVKVVIDPHTMPGTERNTSTSPDDEIWHDFKYHDLLNSLWDRIARQYQNRNDVIAGYNLLNEPAARLLPFPDGPADYNTLIRRLVETVRKQDKTTPIIIEPPVGRTVLGLRVNRMQGLTYLEPLLYPNIIYSPHMYEPGSFTHQGVKDFKIGIKYPGRIGLRYWDKEALRKTLAPVVEWQRLHQVPIYIGEFSASRYSGESGEHYLRDLIDLFEEYGWSWTYHAWREAPVWDTEIAGTEKDDRAKSANAPRLQLLRDAFARNRVP
- a CDS encoding undecaprenyl/decaprenyl-phosphate alpha-N-acetylglucosaminyl 1-phosphate transferase — encoded protein: MFWHGWLLLLGVGVMTSLMGTILGRMFFHYLVFDDDSGEVKQPSVGARCIGGLGILGAVLMSLKMAHVHQWMSSAEVGVVASSVLFLFVIGVADDLWRLSYRMRGLSQVLATGLMVYGGGIVLADLGEIMPSIAVELGSLAPVLTVFAILMVIHAFRKMDEMENLAGAVALVSLLLLAIVMLGAEQPQWLVLLAALISGVVGVLGFNLLCRLRGRALTWLGSGGAMVLGLLLAWLLIGMSQGAARVITPMTALWLLAIPLIDVLAVLIRRVGHGQPLFAPDRFHLHHLLLRAGFRATDAVLMIVLLQGLLGVVGLAGLFEGVDEGWMLAGFLAVAAGWVWAVFRTERCLPALRRLQHRLGWAKAESQGVFVGHFGLEAAVRVACTLQDEVTADSEYDLQVYQLDKDSDDPRLYALLETPLAEGSRCAWELEQRVRRLRRSFSTLEGVEVRQYVRRAEHERRVQQRIVAQDRRQIDHR